The following nucleotide sequence is from Mesobacillus jeotgali.
AGCACGCTGTACAGGGATTCTTGTTTGACCGTTACAAAAGCATCGCCTGCAATCAGGACGCGGTCGGACTCCCTGAACAGTGACACATGCCCAGGAGTATGTCCCGGGGTATGCAGCCATGTCCATCCGGTCATATGCGGTATCGTTCCATCCTCGTTCAGAGCTTGTACATGGGTTCCAAGATCAATTCCCTCATGCGGAAAAGTAGGGGACATCTTAGCAACCAGGCCGCCCTCGACTGTGGCATCAGGCTTGGGGTAATCTTGTTGTCCTGTTAAAAATGGAAGCTCAAGCTGGTGGGCATATACAGGTACCTCCCAGCGCTCGACTAAGTCGATTATGGCGCCAACATGATCAAAATGACCGTGAGTTAAAATGATTGCCTTCGGTCTTGCTCCTTCACCAAAAATCTCTTCTGCAGCTTCAATAATTTTATCAGCAGACTTTGGCATTCCGGCATCGATCAGCACCCAGTCACCAGGTTGTTCGGAAATGCGGACAAAACAAACGTTTACAATCTGGACAGTAAGGCTGTATACACCAGCCGCACCATTCTGAATCATCCCGCTCATTGTTGAAGTCATAGGCATATAACGTTGTGTTGAAGAGCTTTCTTTCACTAGTAAAACCTCCCATATATGAGCATCTCTTTGAGTATACCCCGAGTAAGGCTTTCGTATGCCGTGAGTTTAGGAAGGATAAAGTCTCGTTAAATTACGTTTAAAGGAAGAAAACAAATGCTGAAACTGAAAATCATGGTACTTACACTACTGATTCTAATATTGTTCCTGGCCGGCTGCAGTGCAGATGGCGGCAGAGTGACTGCAAGAGATGTTCTAAAGCAGAATGATAACGCGGATATTTTGAAATATGATGGTTTTATCTACAGTAATGTCACGAACTTGGAATGGTTTGAAAAAGAAAAGGAACGGATTCAAAAGGGTGAGGAAATCGGAAAAATCAAAAAAGTTACGACATCAAGCCTGTTTTTCACAAATTTTTCAGCTACAAAGTTACCTAAAGGAACCGTTTTGTATGATACGAATGACGGGAATAAAGGGACGATTTATGTAGAAACGGAGAATGGCGAGGCCATGTATTATATTCAGTTACTTGAAGGGTAGAATCGTCTGTTTTTTTAAGGAATGTACACCCCACTTTTTAAGTGAATTTCTTTTATAATAGCTTCCAGAACGTCAACAGCTACCACAGTAGGCTAAAAAGGATTTAAGGGTGTTGCAACGAAGTATCTTAATAATTATCTTACTTGGTTACAAGTTTTAAAAACTATTTAACACCAAAGAAATGACGTTAACATAAAAGACTTGATAATTAAAGGAAATCTAATACCAAATATAGAAACTTATAATACACTTACGTCATCAAATATCGTGATATAACAAGTGCAGCTTCTTCAACGAAGCATTAAGAGTGAAATATAAAGGGGATAGTGGATTTAGAGATGAATATAACCTTTAACAAAGATGCATTTAAAGATCTCACCTTATATACAGAAAAAGTAAGAAGAGATATGAATGCATCAGGTTCTGCATTGGTTATTATGAAAGATAATAAAATAGTACACGAGTGGTATTCTGGAAGGCACCATTATGAGCAAGGTGCAATACAGATAAATAGCAATTCAAGATTCAATGTATATTCCGTTAGAGTTACTTATATTGGATTTGCCATTGCATTAGCTATATATGAAGGCTTATTAAACCTGGATGATAAATTAAGTGACTATTTAGATGATGAATATAATAAAGACATCCTTGGAGAGGCAACAATCAGACATTTATTAACAAGATGTACTGGTCTAAAATTTGAAAATAGAACAGTTTACCGTGTCTTTGATCTAGGAACTAACATCGAGGGAAAGAGACCCGAAATATTAGCGAAGATCTTATACAAAGCTACTGGCATGACAGTAAATGAAGTCCTATCAAACAGAGTGTTTAAGCCCTTGAATTGGACAAACACTGGTTGGGTTACTGAAGGGAATAACAATTTAGTCTGTGATATAGATACGTTAAAGAATTATCCAACATTAAGAATTGGCTCAAATATAGGTGATGAAAGAAATCTTTATGTAAGTGCCAAAGAATTAGCATTTTGGGGTAATTTACATTTAAACAAAGGGATATTTGAAAATAGGTCAATACTTCCACAAGAAATATTTGAACTAACTACTACGGTGCAAAGCCCTAATTCCTTACCCCATCAACTTCCGAAATTCGGGTTTCTATGGTGGGTGAAAGATGGTGATATATCTGTTGATTACAATGAATTAGGTTCAGAATTACCCGCAGGTTCCTACCAAATACTTGGGGCATCTGGATGTTCCTGTACTGTCATTCCCGAATATAATGCAGTGGCCGTTAGAATGTACAATAGTTTAAATGCATACGAGAAATTAGGGTTCGATTTTATAAAAGATATTCAAATGTTT
It contains:
- a CDS encoding MBL fold metallo-hydrolase — encoded protein: MPMTSTMSGMIQNGAAGVYSLTVQIVNVCFVRISEQPGDWVLIDAGMPKSADKIIEAAEEIFGEGARPKAIILTHGHFDHVGAIIDLVERWEVPVYAHQLELPFLTGQQDYPKPDATVEGGLVAKMSPTFPHEGIDLGTHVQALNEDGTIPHMTGWTWLHTPGHTPGHVSLFRESDRVLIAGDAFVTVKQESLYSVLTQDQEISGPPRYLTTDWEAARTSVQKLEALQPTYAITGHGIPMAAETLRENLRKLVDEFDDIAIPDYGKYVDGEK
- a CDS encoding serine hydrolase domain-containing protein, translated to MDLEMNITFNKDAFKDLTLYTEKVRRDMNASGSALVIMKDNKIVHEWYSGRHHYEQGAIQINSNSRFNVYSVRVTYIGFAIALAIYEGLLNLDDKLSDYLDDEYNKDILGEATIRHLLTRCTGLKFENRTVYRVFDLGTNIEGKRPEILAKILYKATGMTVNEVLSNRVFKPLNWTNTGWVTEGNNNLVCDIDTLKNYPTLRIGSNIGDERNLYVSAKELAFWGNLHLNKGIFENRSILPQEIFELTTTVQSPNSLPHQLPKFGFLWWVKDGDISVDYNELGSELPAGSYQILGASGCSCTVIPEYNAVAVRMYNSLNAYEKLGFDFIKDIQMFDNLVSSNLKNL